A window from Chitinophaga filiformis encodes these proteins:
- a CDS encoding alpha-1,2-fucosyltransferase produces MVINLYVNGQLGNRLLHISSFIVNSAEYDYKFYYLSFPSAYQEYFNIHDNHALKQTKARFRFSRLPVINTILIAGARALLKLRRRAQQLPYLDYITIVRPAQVNQGVYYDLNDTRYIEKARKKLLFVEGWRFTDPGNMSKHLPLIREIFAPREKYAHVIHTITQKARNFGEVLIGVHIRRGDYKHYQNGKWYYDDAIYSSFMRDMQQLLTEGYGYSSVVFIICSDEVIDVKQFYSLPVVYVRKSEIIDLYTLSNCDYILAPPSTFSGWASYYGNVPIYYIDNPSVPFNEDKLTTGLHPHFTSAATHCKNYYDVLN; encoded by the coding sequence ATGGTTATAAACCTGTACGTAAATGGCCAGTTGGGCAACCGACTGCTCCATATCAGCTCGTTCATTGTCAATTCGGCTGAATACGACTATAAATTTTACTACTTATCGTTTCCATCTGCGTATCAGGAATACTTCAATATTCATGATAATCATGCATTAAAGCAAACGAAGGCACGGTTCCGGTTTTCAAGATTGCCTGTTATTAACACTATCCTGATAGCAGGAGCCCGGGCCTTACTTAAACTGCGCAGACGCGCACAGCAGCTGCCTTACCTGGATTATATTACAATTGTCCGGCCGGCTCAGGTGAACCAGGGTGTATACTACGATCTTAACGACACACGATATATTGAAAAAGCCAGGAAGAAGCTGCTGTTTGTTGAGGGATGGAGATTTACTGATCCCGGCAACATGTCCAAACACCTGCCGCTGATCAGGGAGATCTTTGCACCGAGGGAAAAATATGCGCATGTTATACATACCATTACCCAAAAGGCCCGCAATTTCGGAGAAGTATTAATCGGCGTGCATATCAGGCGTGGAGATTACAAACATTATCAGAATGGAAAATGGTACTATGATGATGCCATATACAGCAGTTTCATGCGCGATATGCAGCAGCTATTGACAGAAGGCTATGGCTATAGCTCCGTCGTCTTTATTATCTGCTCGGACGAAGTGATAGATGTAAAGCAGTTCTATTCATTGCCCGTCGTTTATGTCCGTAAAAGCGAGATCATTGATCTGTATACATTGTCCAACTGCGATTATATCCTTGCCCCACCCAGCACTTTCAGCGGTTGGGCATCCTACTATGGGAACGTTCCGATATATTATATCGATAACCCTTCAGTGCCATTTAATGAGGATAAACTTACCACCGGCTTACATCCGCATTTTACCAGCGCAGCAACCCATTGTAAAAACTACTATGATGTTTTAAACTAG
- a CDS encoding outer membrane beta-barrel protein — translation MLQKTYFVFVILFIFKLSQGIAQEIQQPRLQLTGSVVSTAHLPIPYGSVFLESADSKDLNYRTSLDTTGKFIIGGVQAHIYRLKVISVGYKVFIKDNVVISDRNVVLPDIVLQDSTTNLKEVNISTGQIPVKSENGKLIIDATNKIYKTSANALDLISKLPSTSVAQDKITLNGTVEPVILIDGKRSPLSTQELKNIPASQIKKIELITNPGAEYEGNYNAIINISLNRGTPVDSSNVTGYAGYGRNRYNQVYSGIGYVHQKSNGHYFQANYDFSKYNGFLDFENQRQTDAGNSKNSYSETSFSKQRPTNHSLRLNYEKTLNDKSKLGADLRTFYGKYHENTNSASVLTSLVPAETPQQIAGNNDMTSRNASVAGNLFYQLKINERSEFNTQVNYGLFDQEQEQQIDIMNTTTDGFESIRNKVSTDIKLLTLNADYKTRLWNTFSLATGIKASTTSTDNNTNYDTLAGTKYVPDSSRINHFLYDEHILAGYVNIGREFKFVNVNAGVRYEYTKGTGELIFSKEKFNREYSNWLPYVNLSKGIFKNALQMNLSYSRKLQRPSYNDLNPFSIITSPYTRSEGNPYLTPALFDNYELNLNYKNINLNVSYRKKNDLISQIPVYDFDTQILVLKMENINDRASWSYNLSYTKALTKWYTLQLSANLLNDEFNTVVNGKNYHRQGNNFTISSSNAFTLMPGFIWTLSGMYSSSAVYNIYKFKPQGYVTTGFRKEFFNKKVVLVAEFRDMFLTMKDRLTQSTDGFYSTIRQFRGSRSLDVRLEFDLRKITQTIKSLNIPRSEEESRVKN, via the coding sequence ATGTTACAGAAAACCTATTTTGTTTTTGTTATCCTTTTCATTTTTAAACTTTCTCAAGGTATCGCCCAGGAAATCCAGCAACCCAGATTACAGTTAACAGGTTCAGTAGTTTCGACAGCACATTTGCCCATTCCGTATGGTTCAGTGTTCCTCGAGTCAGCCGACAGCAAAGATCTTAATTACCGGACCAGCCTGGATACCACAGGAAAATTCATCATTGGAGGAGTTCAAGCACACATATATAGGTTAAAGGTCATCTCAGTAGGCTATAAAGTATTCATAAAAGACAATGTTGTCATTTCGGACCGGAATGTGGTACTGCCGGATATTGTATTGCAGGACAGTACTACCAACCTGAAAGAAGTAAATATATCAACCGGACAAATTCCGGTGAAGAGTGAAAACGGAAAATTAATCATCGATGCAACCAACAAGATATATAAAACATCGGCTAACGCACTGGACCTGATTTCAAAACTACCCTCTACAAGCGTTGCCCAGGATAAAATTACCCTGAACGGAACCGTAGAGCCGGTTATTCTGATAGATGGAAAAAGAAGCCCGCTGTCCACGCAGGAGCTAAAAAACATCCCTGCGAGCCAGATAAAGAAGATTGAACTGATCACCAATCCGGGCGCCGAATATGAGGGCAATTATAACGCCATCATTAATATATCGTTGAACAGAGGCACTCCTGTTGACAGCAGCAACGTTACCGGCTACGCCGGATACGGCAGAAACCGTTATAACCAGGTATATTCGGGAATCGGGTATGTACATCAGAAAAGTAACGGACATTATTTCCAGGCTAACTATGACTTTTCAAAATATAACGGATTCCTGGATTTTGAGAACCAACGACAGACAGATGCAGGAAACTCGAAGAACAGCTATTCAGAAACGTCTTTTTCCAAACAACGGCCAACAAATCATTCGCTAAGACTGAACTATGAAAAGACATTAAATGACAAGTCTAAGCTCGGAGCCGATCTCCGGACCTTTTACGGAAAATATCATGAAAATACAAATTCCGCCAGCGTATTAACTTCGCTGGTACCGGCGGAAACGCCACAGCAAATAGCGGGAAATAATGACATGACCTCCAGAAATGCTTCCGTTGCAGGTAACCTGTTCTACCAGTTGAAAATTAACGAGCGTAGCGAGTTTAATACCCAGGTGAACTACGGCCTGTTTGACCAGGAACAGGAACAACAGATTGACATTATGAATACTACCACTGATGGCTTTGAAAGTATCCGGAACAAGGTGAGCACTGATATAAAGCTGCTGACATTGAACGCGGACTATAAGACCAGATTGTGGAATACATTTTCGCTGGCTACGGGTATAAAAGCAAGTACAACATCGACTGATAATAATACCAATTATGATACGCTGGCTGGTACCAAATATGTTCCGGACAGTTCCAGGATCAACCACTTCCTGTACGATGAACACATACTTGCGGGGTACGTGAATATTGGCAGGGAGTTTAAGTTTGTCAACGTTAACGCCGGTGTGAGATATGAGTATACGAAGGGAACCGGTGAATTAATTTTCTCTAAAGAAAAATTTAACCGCGAGTACAGTAACTGGCTGCCGTATGTCAATCTATCGAAAGGTATATTTAAGAACGCTTTGCAGATGAATTTGTCTTATTCAAGAAAGCTCCAACGTCCCAGTTACAACGATCTGAACCCATTTTCGATCATTACCAGTCCGTATACGCGATCTGAAGGTAATCCATACCTGACACCGGCGCTTTTTGACAACTATGAGCTGAACCTGAACTATAAGAATATAAACCTGAATGTGTCTTACAGGAAGAAGAATGACCTGATCAGCCAGATACCGGTGTATGACTTCGATACCCAGATACTGGTCCTTAAAATGGAAAACATCAACGACAGGGCGAGCTGGTCATACAACCTGAGCTATACAAAGGCGCTGACCAAATGGTATACCTTACAGTTGTCGGCTAATTTGTTGAACGATGAATTCAATACCGTGGTGAATGGGAAAAATTATCACCGCCAGGGAAATAACTTTACCATCAGTTCTTCCAACGCATTTACATTGATGCCTGGTTTTATATGGACACTGAGTGGCATGTACAGTTCCAGCGCGGTTTACAATATCTATAAGTTCAAGCCGCAAGGCTATGTTACTACCGGTTTCAGAAAGGAATTTTTCAATAAGAAAGTTGTGTTGGTGGCAGAGTTCAGAGACATGTTCCTGACTATGAAGGATAGACTGACCCAAAGCACCGATGGATTTTACAGTACAATTCGCCAGTTCAGAGGCTCCCGCAGCCTGGACGTAAGACTGGAATTTGATCTCCGTAAAATAACCCAAACTATCAAGAGTTTAAATATACCCCGTAGTGAGGAAGAATCGAGGGTAAAGAACTAG
- a CDS encoding radical SAM protein gives MYNFDDKTYLQQPRFMSPETVNMLLLRVKEHCQQHSLERFFFIFHGGEPLLAKKEFFIDFIETAGKILNGVVKMYFSLQTNGILLDDEWCQLFIKYNIRVGISLDGPQEIHDKHRLDHSGKGTFDRVLKGLNVLKTNGLDQVSKLLCVINVNADPIAMYDFFKSTGIRTVDFLFPDLNYEHVSKKHHQSQLTAHADWLISIFDRWIGDAKGVSPLQIRKFSNAISLILGKPTSSDEMGQENNSVLVIETDGGIETLDSLKICGEGFTKANLNIRTNSLDDALDSPLARLYHDSHTNLCDQCNNCYVKEVCGGGNIAHRYRHSNGFNNPSIYCRDLEKLYTHVRDTVFEMLNKYELLES, from the coding sequence ATGTACAATTTCGATGATAAAACATATTTGCAACAGCCCAGGTTTATGAGCCCGGAGACCGTCAATATGTTACTGCTGAGAGTAAAAGAGCATTGCCAGCAGCATTCTCTGGAACGGTTCTTTTTTATTTTTCATGGCGGAGAACCACTGCTGGCTAAAAAGGAATTCTTTATTGACTTTATAGAAACAGCGGGAAAGATCTTAAACGGCGTCGTAAAGATGTACTTCTCCCTCCAGACGAACGGCATACTCCTGGATGATGAATGGTGCCAGTTATTTATAAAGTATAATATCAGGGTTGGCATCAGTCTCGATGGCCCCCAGGAAATTCATGATAAACACCGGTTGGATCATAGCGGCAAAGGTACGTTTGACAGGGTCTTAAAAGGGCTCAACGTACTTAAAACAAATGGTCTGGACCAGGTATCAAAGCTGTTGTGCGTTATAAATGTGAACGCTGATCCAATAGCCATGTATGACTTCTTTAAATCGACCGGCATCAGGACGGTCGACTTCCTGTTTCCCGACCTGAATTATGAACATGTATCCAAAAAACACCACCAATCGCAGCTAACAGCCCATGCAGATTGGCTGATCAGCATCTTTGACAGGTGGATCGGGGATGCAAAGGGTGTATCGCCCTTACAGATAAGGAAGTTCAGCAATGCTATCAGCCTGATACTGGGAAAACCAACATCCTCGGATGAAATGGGACAGGAGAATAACAGTGTATTGGTCATCGAAACCGACGGAGGTATTGAAACCCTGGACTCTTTAAAGATCTGCGGAGAGGGATTTACGAAAGCCAATTTAAACATCAGGACCAACTCGCTCGACGATGCACTGGATTCCCCCCTGGCAAGGCTTTATCATGACAGTCATACGAACTTATGCGATCAGTGCAATAACTGTTATGTAAAAGAGGTTTGTGGAGGTGGAAATATCGCCCATCGCTACCGGCATTCCAATGGATTCAATAATCCGTCCATTTATTGCCGGGACCTGGAGAAATTATATACCCATGTAAGAGACACTGTCTTTGAGATGCTCAATAAGTATGAGCTACTCGAAAGCTGA
- a CDS encoding radical SAM protein — protein sequence MATCSYIVVKVASRCNLNCTYCYMYNLGDMSYKGQPKVMSDEVVHATVQKAAMHAHSKGLKKFYMSFHGGEPLLAGIDFFRAFTTFARDTFSSYGIEVRFTMQTNGILLTQEWCDFLDEQKITVGISLDGDEATNDRNRVYHNGKGSYQDVVRGIRTLQNSGHHLNGGILTVVNLEADPVALYQHYKQLDILYLDLLLPDSNYVSPYQQYEWTTKTDYADWLIRFYDAWYFDENEYKPNVRLFENISHGIVGNYQSSDFLGNHENQVLVVETDGNIEPVDVLKICGDGFTKQGVNIRTHDIEEAFEKDLIKLYNQSHLTLHQKCQRCPVKDICGGGYLPHRYSADNGFDNPSIYCRDLMKIINHIRNRVIDKIASYMNGPIPYEQLSFEELEECF from the coding sequence ATGGCTACTTGCTCTTATATAGTAGTTAAGGTAGCAAGCAGGTGTAATTTGAACTGTACCTACTGCTATATGTATAATCTCGGAGACATGAGTTATAAAGGCCAGCCCAAAGTCATGTCCGACGAGGTTGTCCACGCGACTGTCCAAAAAGCAGCCATGCATGCACACTCAAAGGGCCTCAAGAAATTCTATATGAGTTTTCATGGAGGAGAACCTTTACTGGCCGGTATCGACTTCTTCAGAGCATTCACCACATTCGCAAGAGACACCTTTTCCTCTTATGGGATCGAGGTACGTTTTACCATGCAAACAAACGGTATTTTGTTAACACAGGAATGGTGCGACTTCCTGGACGAACAAAAGATCACGGTTGGTATCAGCCTGGATGGAGACGAAGCTACCAATGACAGGAACAGGGTGTATCATAATGGCAAAGGCAGCTATCAGGATGTAGTGCGCGGTATCAGGACCCTGCAGAACTCCGGGCATCATTTAAACGGAGGCATTTTGACGGTTGTTAACCTGGAAGCTGACCCTGTGGCGCTCTATCAACATTACAAGCAACTGGACATATTATATCTCGATCTGTTACTGCCTGACTCCAACTATGTTAGTCCATATCAACAATATGAATGGACAACGAAGACCGATTACGCAGACTGGCTGATCAGGTTCTACGATGCGTGGTATTTCGATGAGAATGAATACAAGCCGAATGTTCGCTTGTTTGAGAACATTTCGCATGGTATTGTTGGCAATTACCAATCGAGCGATTTTCTGGGTAACCATGAGAACCAGGTGCTGGTTGTAGAAACAGACGGCAATATTGAGCCGGTAGATGTGCTGAAGATCTGCGGAGATGGTTTTACTAAACAGGGCGTAAATATCCGGACGCACGATATTGAGGAAGCCTTTGAAAAGGACCTTATTAAGCTGTACAATCAAAGCCATCTTACATTGCACCAGAAATGTCAGCGATGCCCCGTTAAGGACATCTGTGGCGGAGGATATCTCCCTCACCGGTACAGCGCAGATAATGGATTTGATAACCCGTCTATCTATTGCAGGGATCTGATGAAAATCATCAATCATATCCGTAACAGGGTGATTGACAAAATAGCCTCATATATGAATGGCCCTATTCCCTATGAACAGCTGTCGTTCGAAGAACTGGAAGAATGTTTCTAA
- a CDS encoding alpha/beta hydrolase yields MKKRLFLPAIMLIAMSACSKNDQESITLDSQADSSLQGPIQKPVSGYGSDGNYDVAEIDFANPQYAGTEVSIFYPKGISSPKPTIFFSHPYGGESKDYNMGLYNFIAKKGYVVVFVPYRTLDISVDHRYQTLWEGFVKAAKNYPNIIDTLKVGFMGHSFGGGASIDLAYKAFTERQWGKNGRFLFTMAPWYAFNWNSNLTTEQQLQNFPSNTKMITQVYDEDDVNDHRLAIDIYKHINIANSEKDFIYFKSSTINKYNYVTDHVLPSSRQAYDALDYYGVYRLLDAMIDYSFNGNANAKNVALGNGSAAQITMPSYNGQTMPPLEVTDNPAPKYPQSKYQFQCSNNTNPRAGYCE; encoded by the coding sequence ATGAAAAAGCGATTGTTTCTGCCTGCAATAATGCTAATTGCAATGTCAGCCTGCTCCAAAAACGATCAGGAATCCATAACACTGGATTCACAGGCAGATAGCAGCCTCCAGGGGCCGATTCAAAAACCTGTATCCGGTTACGGATCTGACGGAAACTATGATGTTGCCGAGATTGATTTTGCCAACCCACAGTATGCAGGGACAGAGGTGTCCATCTTCTATCCGAAAGGTATTTCCTCGCCCAAACCCACCATATTTTTCTCGCATCCATATGGAGGAGAGAGCAAAGACTACAACATGGGATTGTATAACTTTATTGCAAAGAAGGGTTATGTAGTTGTCTTCGTTCCATACCGCACCCTTGACATCAGTGTAGATCATCGTTACCAGACACTTTGGGAAGGATTTGTGAAAGCAGCGAAAAACTATCCAAACATCATCGATACACTTAAAGTGGGTTTTATGGGGCATTCTTTTGGCGGGGGAGCCAGCATTGACCTCGCTTATAAAGCCTTTACCGAAAGGCAGTGGGGGAAAAACGGGCGCTTTCTCTTTACGATGGCTCCCTGGTACGCGTTTAACTGGAACAGTAACCTGACCACTGAACAGCAATTGCAAAACTTCCCCTCCAATACCAAAATGATCACACAAGTGTATGATGAAGATGATGTGAATGACCACCGCCTGGCCATTGACATCTACAAACATATCAATATCGCAAACAGTGAGAAGGATTTTATTTATTTTAAGTCTTCCACTATCAATAAATATAATTATGTAACTGACCACGTCCTTCCCAGCTCCCGCCAAGCGTACGATGCCCTAGATTATTACGGTGTGTACCGCCTGCTGGATGCCATGATAGATTATAGTTTCAATGGTAATGCGAATGCTAAAAACGTTGCTTTGGGAAATGGTTCTGCTGCTCAAATCACCATGCCTTCCTACAATGGGCAAACCATGCCGCCGCTGGAAGTAACAGATAATCCTGCGCCCAAATATCCGCAGAGCAAGTATCAGTTCCAGTGCAGTAACAATACAAACCCCAGAGCAGGTTATTGTGAATAG
- a CDS encoding AraC family transcriptional regulator translates to MSEAIENKYAEILVSCVDEKFFKAEVVSEYHTLMRIFSGEMKIVQAGQSYTLGEGDILLVPRNQLCAVIKRPKDGRPYKSIVVTFKPDRLKTYYSHKSPEVSPASVQKIKTFESHPLLDSYFASMAPYFELTSSLPEEIVSLKIEEGISILRTLDKDADSILADFSEPGKINLAEFMEKNYMFNMPLTKFSYLTGRSIATFNRDFRKAFHISPQKWLTQKRLELAHYQLSVKKRKPVDVYIEAGFENISHFSFAFKKHFGYAPTELQKREGLA, encoded by the coding sequence ATGTCCGAAGCAATAGAAAATAAGTATGCTGAGATATTGGTGTCCTGCGTGGACGAAAAGTTCTTCAAAGCGGAAGTCGTTTCGGAATACCATACACTCATGCGGATATTCTCCGGTGAAATGAAAATCGTGCAGGCCGGACAATCCTATACGCTCGGCGAAGGGGATATATTGTTAGTACCACGCAATCAATTGTGTGCGGTCATCAAACGGCCTAAAGACGGACGACCTTACAAATCAATTGTAGTTACTTTTAAACCGGACCGCCTTAAAACATATTATTCCCATAAAAGTCCGGAGGTTTCGCCTGCATCTGTCCAAAAGATAAAGACGTTTGAAAGCCATCCGTTATTGGACAGTTATTTTGCTTCAATGGCTCCTTATTTCGAGCTGACAAGCAGCCTGCCGGAGGAAATTGTCTCGCTGAAAATTGAAGAAGGCATTAGTATTCTCCGCACACTGGACAAAGATGCAGATAGCATACTGGCGGATTTTTCGGAACCTGGCAAGATCAATCTTGCAGAATTTATGGAAAAGAACTACATGTTCAATATGCCATTGACAAAGTTCAGCTATCTGACAGGTCGCAGCATTGCAACGTTCAACCGCGACTTCAGAAAAGCCTTTCATATATCACCACAGAAATGGTTAACGCAAAAGCGGCTGGAATTGGCCCATTATCAGCTATCTGTGAAAAAGAGGAAACCTGTAGATGTCTATATCGAGGCAGGCTTCGAAAATATTTCGCACTTTTCTTTCGCTTTTAAAAAACACTTTGGCTACGCTCCGACGGAATTACAAAAGCGCGAGGGATTAGCATAG
- a CDS encoding SDR family NAD(P)-dependent oxidoreductase, with amino-acid sequence METRKKVWLVTGSGNGLGKNIAETALKAGHIVVATARKQEQLADLASRYGSQVLTAVLDVTDEGQAKNVVDMAVQQFGYIDVLVNNAGYGDNRPFEQVPAQEFRQLVETCFFGVVTLTREVLPFMRKQKSGHIIQISSAGGRTATPGNAAYHAAKWAVGGFTESLAQETAAFNVKVTALEPGGIRTNWGKRAFGNTVKLLPEYEPTVGATIKFLENYWGNENSDPEKVAQVVLRVAETDQLPPHILIGSDAYNLIKQGSQKTWQDAENWKDVTTYTDFQNRMILPDFLKG; translated from the coding sequence ATGGAAACAAGAAAAAAAGTATGGCTGGTTACCGGCAGTGGTAATGGACTTGGAAAAAACATCGCGGAAACAGCTTTAAAAGCAGGGCACATCGTCGTGGCAACTGCACGCAAACAGGAACAATTAGCAGATCTGGCATCCCGGTATGGTAGCCAGGTACTTACTGCGGTACTGGATGTTACCGATGAAGGTCAGGCGAAAAATGTGGTAGATATGGCAGTACAACAGTTCGGGTATATTGATGTTTTGGTGAACAACGCCGGGTATGGTGATAACAGGCCTTTTGAACAGGTACCTGCGCAAGAATTCAGACAGCTGGTAGAGACCTGCTTCTTTGGCGTGGTTACACTCACCCGTGAAGTACTGCCTTTTATGCGCAAGCAAAAGAGCGGACATATCATCCAGATCTCTTCTGCCGGCGGAAGAACAGCAACGCCTGGCAATGCGGCCTATCATGCGGCCAAATGGGCAGTTGGAGGCTTCACTGAAAGCCTGGCTCAGGAAACTGCGGCATTCAACGTAAAAGTGACCGCCCTGGAGCCGGGAGGAATAAGGACGAATTGGGGAAAGCGTGCTTTTGGCAATACGGTTAAACTATTGCCCGAATATGAACCAACAGTAGGCGCCACTATTAAGTTCCTTGAAAATTATTGGGGGAATGAAAACAGTGATCCGGAAAAGGTAGCCCAGGTTGTGCTGAGAGTAGCCGAAACCGACCAGCTCCCACCTCATATCCTGATAGGAAGCGATGCCTACAACCTGATCAAACAAGGAAGCCAAAAGACCTGGCAGGACGCAGAAAATTGGAAAGATGTGACTACTTATACCGACTTCCAAAACAGAATGATACTGCCTGATTTCCTGAAAGGCTAA
- a CDS encoding DUF1330 domain-containing protein: MVVYYINSYDITDMEEYANYAAPVYLLLQKYGAEVLASDLHAIAVEGVAKTMNAIIRFPSEEAALACYADPEYQPVKQIRLRSTTNCMMVLVKEFVRQ, encoded by the coding sequence ATGGTTGTTTATTATATCAATAGTTACGATATCACTGATATGGAGGAGTATGCTAATTATGCGGCGCCTGTGTATCTGTTACTGCAGAAATATGGAGCAGAGGTACTTGCGTCCGACCTCCATGCTATCGCAGTGGAAGGCGTGGCGAAGACGATGAACGCGATCATCCGGTTTCCTTCTGAGGAAGCGGCACTGGCTTGTTATGCAGATCCGGAATATCAGCCTGTGAAGCAGATCAGGTTGCGATCGACGACGAATTGTATGATGGTACTGGTGAAGGAATTCGTACGACAATAA
- a CDS encoding DinB family protein: protein MKKQLLAKLENSKTYTLAVAKGMPSAHYDFKPAKEVWSFRELMHHIGYGIYWFKATLIEKEEPAWEPPAVTADKDATIAWLETAFAALENTVDKIAEDEAAIVGYFGTLDHITHHRGQATTYLRCKGITPPEYIF from the coding sequence ATGAAAAAGCAATTACTGGCCAAACTGGAAAATTCAAAAACTTACACCCTGGCAGTGGCTAAGGGGATGCCATCCGCACACTATGATTTTAAGCCAGCGAAAGAAGTCTGGAGTTTCCGTGAACTGATGCACCATATTGGTTACGGCATCTATTGGTTTAAAGCAACACTGATCGAAAAGGAAGAACCAGCCTGGGAACCGCCCGCTGTAACTGCAGATAAAGATGCAACCATCGCCTGGCTTGAAACGGCCTTCGCTGCGCTGGAAAACACAGTGGATAAGATAGCGGAAGATGAAGCGGCTATCGTCGGATACTTTGGTACATTAGATCATATCACACATCACAGGGGGCAGGCAACAACTTATTTACGTTGCAAAGGCATTACTCCACCAGAATATATCTTTTAA
- a CDS encoding helix-turn-helix transcriptional regulator, whose product MQADISTLYESQLCTVHNFLCRCTECTVSKKESQETFSIAYVRRGNFEFKVFRNDLDAHHGLFLVCKPGYEHRVGHAHDLPDECTIFSLPAENLDSFRSQTSEFSWFFNNPDIQSVLIKATPQTEHLHHIIFRELAKPRHDTLFIEQLVTNLLLMVVSTGDPQQMLPVLNYKQKKFYLPVIESVKYYINDRFTDDISLTDLAGVSHLSPFHFSRLFKQLTGVTPYTYLLKVRLAQATLLIRNTHLPITDIAFSCGFNSLEHFSASYRNIYGKAPSQLRL is encoded by the coding sequence ATGCAGGCAGATATTTCCACACTTTACGAGTCACAATTGTGTACGGTGCATAATTTTCTATGTCGCTGCACGGAGTGTACGGTATCCAAAAAAGAATCACAGGAGACGTTTTCCATTGCTTATGTACGCAGAGGGAATTTCGAATTTAAAGTATTCAGAAATGACCTGGATGCGCATCATGGCTTATTCCTGGTTTGTAAACCGGGATACGAACACCGGGTGGGACATGCGCATGATCTTCCTGATGAGTGTACTATCTTTTCCTTGCCTGCAGAGAACCTGGATTCGTTCAGATCTCAGACAAGTGAGTTCTCCTGGTTTTTCAATAACCCGGATATACAGTCGGTTTTAATAAAGGCCACTCCGCAAACGGAGCATCTGCATCATATCATTTTTCGCGAACTGGCGAAACCACGTCATGATACCTTGTTCATAGAGCAGTTGGTTACTAATCTATTGTTAATGGTAGTATCGACGGGCGATCCGCAACAGATGCTTCCTGTATTGAACTATAAACAAAAGAAGTTTTATCTGCCGGTCATTGAGTCGGTAAAGTATTATATTAATGATCGTTTTACAGATGATATTTCACTAACTGATCTGGCAGGTGTTAGTCATCTGAGCCCCTTTCATTTCAGTCGCCTGTTTAAACAGTTAACCGGCGTTACACCTTATACCTATTTGTTAAAGGTGAGGTTGGCGCAAGCCACTTTGCTGATCAGGAACACCCATCTGCCCATCACTGATATAGCCTTCTCCTGTGGTTTCAACAGCCTGGAGCATTTCTCTGCTTCGTATAGGAACATATACGGGAAAGCACCCTCCCAATTGCGGTTATGA
- a CDS encoding UpxY family transcription antiterminator, protein MLNWHLLYTRPRFEAKLKREITDLQYECYLPMRTVTRKWSDRIKKLNEPLFPGYVFVKIPRKDRYRILLLSGSVGFVSFEGEPAILQEKLIEDVRRLEMHDTESIPYYSTGEKVIITQGAFAGFEGELIRIQSKLKVVIKISPIKQALAVEVDSSCISRLVY, encoded by the coding sequence ATGTTGAATTGGCATTTGCTCTACACGCGTCCGCGATTTGAAGCAAAGCTGAAAAGAGAAATTACCGATCTGCAATACGAATGTTATTTGCCGATGCGGACCGTTACCCGTAAATGGAGTGACAGGATTAAAAAATTAAATGAGCCCTTATTTCCCGGCTATGTGTTCGTAAAAATTCCAAGGAAAGACCGATATCGCATATTGCTGCTGAGCGGTAGTGTCGGATTTGTATCGTTTGAAGGCGAACCTGCTATATTACAGGAAAAACTAATTGAAGATGTGCGCAGACTTGAAATGCATGATACGGAGTCTATTCCGTACTATTCTACGGGTGAGAAAGTGATAATCACGCAAGGTGCATTTGCAGGATTCGAGGGAGAATTGATACGCATACAATCAAAACTGAAAGTAGTAATAAAGATATCTCCCATCAAACAGGCGCTGGCCGTGGAGGTTGACAGTTCATGTATCAGCAGGCTGGTCTACTAG